From Salmo salar chromosome ssa21, Ssal_v3.1, whole genome shotgun sequence:
ttttgttcatataagcCTGATTAACAGTGGTCTTTTTTAAAATTGCACTGAATAGGTCTATCTGCCAAATACATAGATTTAACTAATTTACCATTGTAATTGAATCTCTCTGTTCCATTCTCTTATCCTCCCAGAATTCCTCTGTGCACCCTGATAAACCAGCATCTGTCAGAGATGGCCAGGAAATTCCCCCAGACCAAGTTCCTCAAGTCCATCTCCACCACATGCATCCCCAACTACCCTGACCACAACCTACCCACCATCTTTGTCTACcacgagggagagatgaaggcacAGTACATCGGGCCTCTGGTCTTCGGGGGCATGAACCTCAAAGTTGAGGGTAAGAGACAATCACCTCAGCTAGACTTTCATAGAATACTATTAGCAACATGATATGGTAGTTTGTGCTGTTCAGTGTGTATACTTCTCACCCTCAGATTTGTGCATTGTCAGTTTTGAATGACAATTTCTTTCTCTACTAGATATTTAAATCTGCTTTATCCTATCATCCTCAGAGCTGGAGTGGAGGTTATCAGAATCTGGCGCTGTCAAGACAGACCTGGAAGAAAACCCCAAGAAGCAGATTGAAGACAAGCTGATGTCGTCGATCCGATCCACTCTCCCCACACGGAAAGACAGTGACTCCGAAGAGGACTAGCCGCGTAACACCAAATAACATTACTCTTAACGCTCAACCATCACTGTTTGTAAGGATGGCTCTCTCCTGTGGTGATGTGAACTGCACACCTCTCCCTCTATGCTATCTCAGTCAGCAGAGAGGCTCCATCAGAGTACTATGCCTCCCCGGTTGAAAGATCTTATGTTACGAGATCATTCTCCTAAATCAGATCTGAACTTGTTTTTACAGAACATTTGGTTATTTAACATATACATTTCATAAGAAATGACAATAGAAATGAATACATTTGTAATTGTTTAAATTAAATGTAAGTAGCCATTCACCCATGCCATAATCAGTTGACGCTTTTTATAAAGTGTTCACCCTGATCTGTGTAACCATCACATAAAGGACTACTTTGATGTATTTGACTGTGTTCAGAGGTGTTCACTGTTCAGAGATTGCAGTCTGAATTTGTATGTGCAATTGTCTACAAAATGGCAAAGTACAGAATCCTCATCATAAATCACTAAATATTTACCAACGGAAATCAAGAAGACACTTCACAATCTGCAATTTATTTCTCAAAAATATCAAGTCCATTGCCAGAGAACACAGGATGCTgcttctgtctgtccctcagtctGCCATTTTGTGCTCAATGTTCAGGGGGGGTTGCAGTGTGCTGATGTCTTCTGTCCAGTTATTCCAAAGTCAGATTTTTACATCACACATCAGAGTGCTTCTGTGTAGCAGGGAATAGAGAGAACCTCGGTCATAGTTTGTGGCATTTCTTAAATTGTCTACTTTGTTCTAACTTATGTAGATTCTAGTCAGGggtagtatatactgtatgtctaaaGTACATATTGTACCTTGATTGAGCCTTGCGAACTGGCTACAGAAAGACTGTGGTCCTCAACCTCTAAGAGAAAGGCACTGCAGAAGCTTTCAAACTCTTGAGCTTCAATCAGAAAAAGCTACACGGACATTGCTGACCTGCAAACCGATATTTAATTTCAGAATTGGTTAAAATTACgtaaaggtcagggttaagggttTGGTTAAGGTTCGTCGGTCTTGCAGGTCAGAAGTGTCCATGTCTCCTGCTTCAATATTGATATTCTGCTAATCAAGGTTGAAACAGCACAGGGTCTTTACCAAAAGCATGAGCTGCTTCTTTCTCCTCTGAGACAGTTTGGGTGACAGGCGCATCAGCGGGTGCACTGAATGGGACTAGAGAGGGGAATGCCTGTTAGATTCCAATCACATGTAATTACTAAATAATCAGATCAATGAAACATGTTATAACAAATACAGCATGTTATCATCTAAAGACAAAATCCCATACTGTGCTGTCCAGGAAATCCAATGACACTTTTGCTTATATGCCTGAGACATTGTACATGGTTGTTTGAGGGTGTGTACATAGTTCTAATTTGCTCTCAGACATAATTCACTGACATTCTGAAGCAATATGGAAATACAGTTTGTGCATCAAGGAGTCTTCCTCTACTTACCGCATGCTGTACAGAGTCTACCGAGTTGGCCTTTGAATAGTGAAACAGGAACTGACGAAAAGAGCATATACAAAGTCAACACTGTTCCAAAGACAAATATTGCACCTGCAAGTTTACCTCAGTATTTTGTGGAATAAGGTATAAACAAGTATTTAGGAATAGGGTGTGATATTGTTGAGGAACTTACTCTTTTGAAAACATTCTGAACTTGCTCCTGTGacggggagagggacagggagagaataATTACACTGGCGTCAGAGCTGCTGTCATATATAATCTGCGATAAGATTGAGTCATACGGTAGCTAAGCCTTACCTCATTCTGATCTCTCCCCATCATATCACCAACATCAGTCTGGATCCCAGGACCCTGCAGCAGACAAATCAATGGTCAATGATAAAACACAAGTCTATAACACAAAAGGCACTAAACCCAAGCAAACATAAAAGCTGTTGTACATGGCATCCATtgtctactgtatactgtacccATTGCAAAGTaatgatcatgtctctgtcatcGGTGTGTCTAGTTGATAGGAGTGGGGGGAAGTCCTAAATATTCTTATTACCCTCATCCTGTCCCCCACCAGTCTGATTTAAGTTGGAGTGACTCACTCGTGTGTCCCCAACCCCCTCTCCACGTATAACCTAGCCCAGCCACCACAAGTAACAAGAGGCACCATTTCATTTGGTTGGAATCACCTGCTGACCCCTTATCACACAAGGATGAGATTTCTCCAGTGGTGCAAACAAAGTAGACAACACTAATGCCATCTGGGACCAGAACTCTCCTCTGATGAACGCAGTAGAGGACTGAGATGTTTAAACAGTGAAAGACtgacacacagagatacagagagtgaTACACATTCAAGGCATATATTGAATGATTTGGGTCTAGAATAACTTCATACTACATTTTAACACTTTGCCTCTGGTATCAGGTAAGGAAATGTGTCCTTGTTGTCAATCTAATAATCCGTTCATAAGTAAttcataatttatttaaaaacTAATTTCACAATATTTGTTTGAATTACACAATTGccttttatttgcacttttcaggTATAggcatgcaaaaaaaaaaaatcccatacCCTTCTGAAAGCAATTCCATGTTCACACTCTTTGTATGGACTAGCCTCTACAAAAAGAAAAAAAGTAAGTTTCAAAAGTatacatttgtttattttatCAATCTATAACATAcaataaaaatacatgtaataGCCAACAATATCAACAATATAAATAGctaattcaaaaaaaaaaaaaaatcgatttCAGATTTTAAGATTTAGATAGCCTAAATTATACAGAAATGTTGAAGTTAATTTAAATTATATAAATAATCTCTCTCACCTGTCGCCTTCCAACATCCAAGGCACCAGACCAATTGAAGTATGCAAAGGTGTTGAAGATACGAAGTGCTCATCTCGAGCTATGAGATTCTAATGCGCGTTGGTGAGGGTATAGGCGCTCTGTGTTTGGTTTGGTGGTCTGCCCGAGGAAGTCTTGTTATATTGCCACGTCAGGGTACAGAATTTAACTCTACTGACTATCTCATCCGACATAATTATATAGGCTATAACTTTGATGGAAGAAGCATCATCTCCCACGCAGAGGTGACCAATCAACGTCCCACTGGTCTCATTGGTCATCAGCTGAGTGTTTGTGCGCAAGTCCCCTCTCCCTTGTCATTTTGAACGGTTTAAAGATACATTTAGATATGGAAACTAAATCAAAGAAATCCATCAAAAACAAGATGTCAACCAAACATAAAATTGGAATGGAAGTTATACAACTGGTGTCAAATATTTTTTCAGTACACTTGATTATAGGACATGGTGATGAATAATGACCCCGTGATGTTCAAGTTCATTGAAAACCATAAACAACCAAGTAAAtgttggggagtaacagattacatgcaATCtcttacatgtaagggattacaaaaagcTGTAACAGTAATACgttacattaccagcaaaaatattgtaaccagattacagatacttttgaaaaactagatgattacttcgaagattacttttaaattcagaaataaTGTTTGCCAAGAAAGTATTTGACACTTCTctcttttctcaatgacattcataCATCATTGAAAATAGGCGCAAATTTAAATTTGTTCAacgtgagcgagtctgaccataaatcagagaccactatgatgacaccccAAATGGGTTTtatggatcgcgggaaaagagcaggaataggcttttgtaggctacagtccaagtgATTTCTTCCAATGGtgtgactgctgtcggcatccaaagattatccaacttgaataaacgcttggagataaggatgacagcagtggtgtagtttaCGGTGATActgatatcacttattattgatatctacatagcgcattgatgtgaatcacactgctgctttttcatttagctatttgcgccttatggattgtggttgttgtgaatggctgttcacaaatctaaatgtgtatttgaacccaataatggttcaATTCCAGAAGTtgaagctgcctatcaatcattgttttttgaACCAGCGGACAGACAGTGAAaaaaaatccataggcctaatggacacatgctcaaactcgctCACTTTTGATAGACATAAAGggacaatctgtagttgctacttCCATTTTTAGATTTAtaaattatatacagtaccagtaaaaagtttggacacctactcattcaagggccaaaaaagtgttaaacaaatcaattatatttaatattttcaaatcttcaaagtaaccaccctttgccttgatgacaactttgcacactcttggcattctccatcttcatgaggaatgcttttacaacagtcttgaaggagttcccacatatgctgagcacttgttggccacTTTTCtttcattctgcggtccaactcatcccaaaccatctcaattgggatgaggTCGGGTGGTTGtgggggccaggtcatctgatgcagcacttcgtcactctccttcttggccaaatagctcttacatagcctggatgtgtgtttggggtaattgtcctgttgaaaaacaaatgatagtcccactaagcgcaaaccagatgggatgatgtatagctgcagaattctgtggtagccatgcaggttaagtgtgccatgaattttaaataaatcacagacagtgtcaccaacaaagcacccccacaccatcacacctgctcctccatgcttcacggtgggaagcacacatgcagagatcatctgttcacctactctgcatctcacaaagacatggcggttggaaccaaaaatctcaaatttggactcatcagaccaaacgaCAGATTTCCACCAATCTAATGTCAATTGCTTGTGTATCTTGGCCcacagcaagtctcttcttattattggtgtcctttagtagtggtttcttttcagcaattcgaccatgaaggcctgattcacgcagtctcctctgaacagttgatgttgaggtgtgtctgttacttgaactctgtgaagcatttatttgggctgcaatttctgaggttggtacttctaatgaacttatcctctgcgcagaggtaactctgggtcttcctttcctgtggcggtcctcatgagagccagtttcatcatagcgcttgatggtttttgcgactacacttgaagaaaatTTCAAAGTAACTTAATGTAATGGATGTcacatatctgtgtgtgtatctatttACCAATCTTTTCAGTCTGTGATCTTGAGAATGAAATCAGTGAATTCTTTTGAATGAAAATGTgtcatctacatttacatttttgtcacttAGCaatcgctcttatccagagcaacttacagttagtgcattcatcttaagatagctaggggagacagccacatatcacagtcatagtacaAGTAGCTTACagtttttcctcaataaagtagctatcagcaaagacAAGGGCCAGGGTTATCTTAAGAAAAGCAAGGGTGTTAGTCTCATTTGCCTCTTCTAATCTTACCTAATTGAAGCTACATGAATGTCAGTGTTATCTGTGTACATTTAATTATATTTAAGTGTAATTTTTCAGTCTTCATTAGTTTGACCACAGAGAATGACTGTGATTGCTGGGGCCGGTTTCCGTATGTAAGTGTGAAGACTGAAGTGTGGGTCGGTGTATCGAGTTTCACCTGGAGACAATATTCGAGAGAGGCTGTGGATTTGCTGTACCTGTTCGATTGACCATGGATGGAAaatagggcagaacactgaaggAGACCCAGACACCCGCCTTGGAACATGTAAAACACAACCACATGTAAATTCTCCATGCTGTCTGTTTAGTCTATGTCAATTAGTAGTTATGATTGCTTATAACATGGTTATGAATGCTTATTACATCCTATAACATCCTGcttcagacagagtcaccatgcTCTATGATGGAAAAACAAAAGCTTTTGCGGTTAGACTTCAGCTTAACATATCCTTACTGTGTTCTAGGTTCCCTGAGCAGTGATTCTATGTTGTATCGACCAtattatactaaacaaaaatataaacgcaacatgtgaagtgttggtcccatgtttcatgagctgaaataaaagatcccagaaatgttccatacgcacaaaaagcttatttttctcaaaggttgtgcacaaatttgtttacttccctgttaatgagcatttctcctttgccaaaataatccatccacctgacaggtgtggcatatcaagaagctgattaaacagcaggatcattacacaggtgcaccttgtgctggggacaataaaatgccactctaaaatgtgcagttttgtcacacaacactatgccactgatgtctcaagttgagggagagtccaattggcatgctcactgcaggaatgtccaccagagctgttgccagagaattgaatgttcatttctctaccataagtcgcctgtaatgtcgttttagagaatttggtagtacgtccaaccggcatcacaaccgcagaccacatgtaaccaccccattccaggacctccacatccggcttcttcacttgcGGGATATTCTGAGACCTACGACCAGGACAGTTGATGAAAttctgggtttgcacaaccaaagaatttctgcccaaactgtcagaaacagtctcagggaagctcatcgtcGTCCTCactagggtcttgacctgactgcagttcggcatcgtaaccgacatcagtgggcaaatgctccccttcgatggccactggcatgctggggatgtgtgctcttcacagatgaatcccggttttaattgtaccgggcagatggcagacaaaaTGAATGGAGTTGTGGgggagagcggtttgctgatgtcaacactgtgaacagaatgccctatggcggcagtggggttatggtatgggcaggcataagctacggacaacgaacacaattgcattttatcaatggcaatttgaatgcacagagataccgtgacaacatcctgaggcctattgtcgtgccattcatccaccgccattacttcatgtttcagcatgataatacaattcctggaagctgaaaatgtactAGTTCTTCCAtaacctgcatactcaccagacatgtcaccgattgagcaagtttgggatgctctggatcgacatgtacgacagcgtgttccagttcccgccaatatccagcaacttcgcacagccattgaagaggagcgggatcacattccacaggccacaatcaacagcctgatcaactctgtgtgaaggagatgtgttgcgctgcatgaggcaaatagttgtcacaccagatactgactggttttctcatccacgcccctacctttttttaaggtatctgtgaccaacagatgcatatctgtattcccagtcatgtgaaatccatagatcagtgcctcatttatttatttaaattgattgatttccttatatgaactgtaaatcagtaaaacctttgaaattgttgtatgttgcgtatatatttttgttcagtgtagaaaggACAGTACATTTCAGAGATGAGCCTCAGAGACAGGTGGGAAGATTTATACCTCTAATAAGCCATTGTATTGATTTGCCAACACTGTAATCTGGATTGAGGGACCAACTACAGCCAACCTAGAGGCATGGCTCAAAAAAGGGTTTAGGCGGTGGCCTCGTCAGGGGGCGTGGCAATAGGCACGGTCAGCCCGTCGGCACAGCTGAGTTGTACAGAACATTTTGGCGGTGTAGAGAAAATATtgaagttttaaagctaatttccggCAATTCTttgcattttgccatgtctattGCTGTGTTATTTTGCTCAAGCATAATAACAAAATAAATATTGCTAAATTAATCGTTTTTGGAATTTTCATTCTCCCcgactgtctagcttttattgtGGTGATTGTAAATTCTCAAAgattatattatttaaaaaaatatataccgtaatttccggactattaagcgcacctgaatataagccgcacccactgaataatttttacatttttattttgaacataaataagccgcacatgtctataagccgcaggtgcctaccggtacattgaaacaaattaactttacacaggctttaacgaaacacggcttgtaacaaaaataaataggccttaacgaaacacggcttgtaacaaaaataaaaaaaatagcagaaagctttagttgtctttttgcactgagtcaattcctcacgctgctgtttccaacgtcttatcatcgactcattaagaccaagctcccgtgcagcagctccatttccttttccaacagccagatcaatcgccttcaacttgaaagctgcatcatatgcatttctccgtgtctttgccatgatgagggtgacaaaatgactaccgtaatcagaatgatgggaagtttgagagcactcgatttaatctaaacagtaaacaaaaaatgtgtttgaccttaacccgttcggcaatttcattggtctaatgaaagcttcatgccggcaaaaaactgagcacgtcacagaatgtgtttttttggagaaaaaaaaattgaaagcgggtaAAATCCATATTTagctgcgtcattgtttaagccgcgaggttcaaagcctgggaaaaaagttgctgcttatagtctggaatttacggtagctccattatcttttctacatactttatatctggtttaaGTCATTTCATTTTACACTGAAAGCATTTTTCCATCCTGAaaaggaataaaaaaaaaataaaaaaaataacaaatatatatatatatttatatttgttatttatttttttttttttaaattccttttcataaatatatactgctcaaaaaaataaagggaacacttaaacaacacaatgtaactccaagtcaatcacacttctgtgaaatcaaactgtccacttaggaagcaacactgattgacaataaatttcacatgctgttgtgcaaatggaatagacaacaggtggaaattataggcaattagcaagacacccccaataaaggagtggttctgcaggtggggaccacagaccacttctcagttcctatgcttcctggctgatgttttggtcacttttgaatgctggcggtgctttcactctagtggtagcatgagacggagtctacaacccacacaagtggctcaggtagtgcagctcatccaggatggcacatcaatgcgagctgtggcaagaaggtttgctgtgtctgtcagcgtagtgtccagagcatggaggcgctaccaggagacaggccagtacatcaggagacgtggaggaggccgtaggagggcaacaacccagcagcaggaccgctacctccgcctttgtgcaaggaggagtaggaggccagagccctgcaaaatgacctccagcaggccacaaatgtgcatgtgtctgctcaaacggtcagaaacagactccatgagggtggtatgagggcccgacttccacaggtgggggttgtgcttacagcccaacactgtgcaggaagtttggcatttgccagagaacaccaagattggcaagttcgccactggcgccctgtgctcttcacagatgaaagcaggttcacactgagcacgtgacagacgtgacagtgtctggagacgccgtggagaacgttctgctgcctgcaacatcctccagcatgaccggtttggcggtgggtcagtcatggtgtggggtggcatttcttggggggccgcacagccctccatgtgctcgccagaggtagcctgactgcgaataggtaccgagatgagatcctcagaccccttgtgagaccatatgctggtgcggttggccctgggttcctcctaatgcaagacaatgctagacctcatgtggctggagtgtgtcagcagttcctgcaagaggaaggcattgatgctatggactggcctgcccgttccccagacctgaatccaattgagcacatctgggacatcatgtctcgctccatccaccaacgccacgttgcaccacagactgtccaggagttggcggatgctttagtccaggtctgggaagagatccctcaggagaccatccgccacctcatcaggagcatgcccaggcgttgtagggaggtcatacaggcacgtggaggccacacacactactgagcctcattttgacttgttttaaggacattacatcaaagttggatcagcctgtagtgtggttttccactttaattttgagtgcgaccccaaatccagacctccacgggttgataaattggatttccattgattattttggtgtgattttgttgtcagcacattcaactatgtaacgaaaaaagtatttcataagattatttcattcattcagatctaggatgtgttattttagtgttccctttatttttttgagcagtgtactgtTTGGACTTATGCTTAGGCGAATAATGCTTAGGCGGCCCAGCCAAGAATTTAAATGGCAGAAGAATCCATGAGTGTACTGCCTCAGATGGCTTGACCCGCAGCATTGATCTGCCCCCTGCTTTGAACCAATTAGCCCATTTGATTTTAATCCCTGCTAGCCAACAGGAACCTTTCCTGTTCAACTGTGTTTATGACTCCCACTGTTCCCACAGGTAACTCCAGAGAGATACCATACATAAAGCTAAAGCCTCACATGAGAGTgattgtcacgattgtcgtaaggagtggaccaaaacgcagcgggaaaatgtatactcatgtttttttatttgaagaaggaaaaacaaaataaacacgtatacaaaacaaacgactccaaacagtcccgtcaggtgcaacaaacactaaaccaggaaataactacccacaaacccccatagaacaaacacccctataaataggaccttcaatcagaagcaacgagaagcagctgcctccaattgaaggtcaacccaataaacaccacatagaaatagaccaactagaaataacatagaaatacactaacatagaacataacccaaacaaccccgaaacaccttaaaacaaacaccccctgccacgccctgaccaaactacaataacaaacagcccctttactggtcaggacgtgacagtgataAAGGGGGAGATAGAAGGCTGtacagagcgagaaagagatacagtagatgaaatgagaggcagagaaagaaatGCCAAAAAGGAGAGaggtggaatgagagagagagcagttaccTGATAGCCGATGCTCATATTCTCCATTAAGTAGGAACCTTGTTTTATATGAGTATCGCTGAGACTGCGTCAGGGTCTGAAGAGTCCTCTAAAGAGGGCCACAATCTATCTCATAATGAGCCTCAGAACAGCACAGTGGGCCGAATGCTTTTAAATGGCCTCATCATCACTAGTTTCCTATTTTTGCTGTTCTTTTCAGGGCAATCACACTAGACAGTTGATGATTACAACACTTACATATGCATGAAACTCTGCGTATGCATGACTATTGACAGTTGCACAGACACAAGTGTTTATGACACGGAACTCATCCCTCCTCTGTTAGATGAAAGCATACTTGTTCCTTTGTAAATATCAGAATACCTATTAAACCAGGGTTAGGGTAAATGCCATTTTAATTGCAGTCAATTCTGAAAgcaaaccaaattccaattccacattTTTCTCATGGTTTGGAATTTCAGTGTGCTCTCTGAATTTACTGGAATTTACATGGAATTGATCCCAAAACTGCATTGAACCTGGTGATTTTTGCATGATGCAGGGTAGTGCGTGTCACGTTCGTCGCAAggatgggaccaaaacgcagtgggaatgtgtatactcatcttctttattttgaagaaaaccaaaataaacacttaataaaaaaaacaacgacgagaaacagtccagtaaggcacacagctacacatggaacaactacccacaaatcccaatgaGAAAACActcctattaaataggaccttcaattagaggcaacgaggaacagctgcctccaattgaaggtcaacccaataaactaagcatagaaatgtaataactagacacagacagactaacATGGAACattaccccccaaaaaacgaaacacactaaacaaacaccctctgccacgccctgaccaaactacaataacaaacaaccccttttactggtcaggacgtgacagggcgactctggctgcgccggctccggactggagggcgactgactctgcaggctccggactgtgggccatctctgcaggctccggaccgtctctgcaggctccggactgtaggacatcgccggaagcactagacggggcactgtcgccggaagctctggacggggcactgtcgccggaagctctggacggggcactgtcgccggaagctctggacggggcactgtcgccggaagctctggacggggcagtgtcgccggaagctctggacggggcagtgtcgccggaagctctggacggggcagtgtcgccggaagctctggacggggattgcacactgaaggcctgatgcgtggggctggctttggaggcgccagactattttcatgcaccacagggctagtgcgaggagcaggagcaggacgaactggactgggctgacgcactggaggcctagtgcgtggggctggtactggaggtaccagactggagacacgcacctcaaggctagtgcgaggaacaggaacaggacgtactggactgggctgacgcactggaggcctggtgcgtggtgctggctttggagacgccagactagagacacgcacctcagggctagtgcgaggagcaggaacaggatacaccgggccatgaacaagcactggagttctggagcgcacagcctgcaccacccatcctggctgggtagtcacagtagccctgcatgggcggagtgctgg
This genomic window contains:
- the LOC106582253 gene encoding neuromedin-U isoform X2, producing MSTSYLQHLCILQLVWCLGCWKATEASPYKECEHGIAFRRGPGIQTDVGDMMGRDQNEEQVQNVFKRFLFHYSKANSVDSVQHASHSVHPLMRLSPKLSQRRKKQLMLLHSDV
- the LOC106582253 gene encoding neuromedin-U isoform X1, yielding MSTSYLQHLCILQLVWCLGCWKATEASPYKECEHGIAFRRGPGIQTDVGDMMGRDQNEEQVQNVFKRFLFHYSKANSVDSVQHASHSVHPLMRLSPKLSQRRKKQLMLLKHSDV